A region of the Methylobacterium nodulans ORS 2060 genome:
GACCGGGGCCGCCGCGGCGCGGTTGGTCTTCTCCAGCGCCTCGAGCCGCTTCAGGTGCGCGTCGATCGCCTTCACCTCGCTCTCGAGGGTGTCGTACTCCTCGGTCTGCGCGGCATCGAGGGTGACGCCCTGCTCGGCCGCGTCGTTCATCAGCTCGGTCATCCGCGCGGACTTGGCCTGGCGCGTCGCCTCGAACGCGGCAACCTGTTCGGCAATGGTCTTCGGCATGATGCGTGCCCCTTTCGGCAAGCTCTGGTGTGGTTGGGATCCCGAAGCGCCGGGGGGTGAGGGCCGATCATCCGCCCGCGGCTCCTTGCCGGACGCGGCGAGCAGCGGGCGATCGATCGACTTGATCAGGGAAATCTTGGCGTCCGCATTGGCCGGGACGGTCACAAGACTGAGCTCCAGCACCTCGGTCTTGAGATAGCGGATGCCGCCGTCCTGCATGATCTCGTAGCCGTCCGGCAGGGTGCGAAAGCCGATCGAGACGGCACGCACCAGGCCGGCCTTGATCTCGCCCCAGGCGGTCTCGACTCGGTCCTTGAGCGGGCCGGGTTCCGCGATCTTGGGCAGGGTGGCTTCGAAGGTGATGCCGTCCTTGGTCGGCTTGTCGAAGCGCACCGTGCCGACGGGCCGATCCGCATCGTGCTGGTGCAGCAGCGGCATCGGATTGGTGAACCTGACCCCGAGCGGCTCGACGACGTCGCCGACCCGATCCGGCGAGGGCGTGGTCGCCACACCCCGGATGACGCGCTGCTCGTCCTCGACCGCTTTCACGGTCAGGATGGAATAAGCTCGGTTCATTCTCGATCTCGGGATGCGCCTAGGCGAAATACATGGCGTATTCCGGCTCGCGGTGAGCCTCGGGGGTGCGCGCCATCAGCACCACCGCGTTGAACAGCGCCATGGCCAGGTCGATCTTGGCGTCGCCGGCATTCTGCTTGGTGGCCCGGATCGCGGTCGCGGTCGGCTCGATCTTGAGATTGGCCACGCACCACGCCGCCAGGGCAGAGCCGGCATGCCGGAGCGTGCCGTTGGCGAGCTTGCGCTCGGCGGTCTTGATGCCGGTCATCAGCCCGTAGCCCTGCGGCACCCCGATCAGCAGGCCGGCCTCCTGCGTCACCCCGATCTCCGCGAAGGCCTCGATCAGCTCGCCGAGCCCGGCCGGATCGACCCCGACCCCGCCCAGCAGGCCCCGCTCCTTCACCGCCGCGACCAGGCCGACGATCGCCGAGATGTCGGCCAGCTCGTCGCCCACGATGGTGAGCTCGCCCGCCGCCTGGAAATCCCGCAGCCGCGAGGCGATCGCCGGCCGGCGCTCCAGCACGCCCGCGTGGCACCAGCCGTGGCTCCAGGCCAGCCAGTCGCGGCTCGCCCGCTCGCGGCCGAGCACGCACAAGCCGAACAGGTCGTCCAGGCCGCCCCCGTCGATGCCGACCACCACCACCTCGCAGCGCTCGAGCAGGGCCTGCAGACCCGCCCGCGGATCCTCGACAGGGGAGGCCAGAGCAGGATCGGCGCGGCGGGCCCAGAACTCGGCGCCCGGCCAGCGGTCCGCCCGCAGCCCCAGGCCGATCTCCACGTTGAGGTGCTTGGCCGCAAACCCCGCCAGCGAGGCCGGCCCGGCGGTCCGCGCCTCCTCCAGCTTCTCGCTGAGCCACTCCGGGTCGACCGACAGGCCCAGGTTCGGGTTGGTGAGGCGAAAGCTCGCCGGAGCGAGGTGCTCGCCGCGCTCCACCATCGCCCGGGGATGCTCGTAGAGCACGCCCAGGCTGCGCGGATCCGTGATCCGCCCGTCCCGCACGGCGCGGAAGTAGGCCAGCTTCTGCTTGAACACGCCCGCGGGCGGCTCGTCCGCATGCGTCGAGACGTAGATCACGAAGCCCTCGGGCCGCGAGACCAGGCCGCCGGTCGCCTCGCGCAGCATGTTCTCGGCCTGCGGCCGCTTGCCAAACAGCCACAGCTCGTCGACCAGCACGCTGGTCGCCTTCTTGCCCGACACGCTCTCGGTGTCGGCCGCGACCACCTTCAGCGCCGCGCCGGTGTGGCGGTGGGTGATGGTGCGGTAGTGGTCCTGCACGTGCAGCAGGGCGCGCAGCTCGTCATCGGCCTTGACCATGTCGCGCGCCGGCTGGAAGGCGTTGTTGGCCACCTCGATGGTCGGAGCCAGGATCAGGAACTCGGCCGAGCGCCGCCAGTTGCGGATCAGGGCGGTGAGCATGAGGCCGGCCGCCAGCGTCGACTTGCCGTTCTTCTTGGCGATGCAGAGGAAGAACTCGCGGATCAGCCGCCGCCCGCTGGCGTGATCGTAGGCGCCGAAGATCACCTCGGCGAACTCGGTGACCCAGGGCCGGCAGACCTCGCCGAGGGTGGGGCTGCCGAGCGCATCCACGATCCGCAGCGCGCGAAACACCTCCATGGCCGCGGCCGCCTCGGCCGGGAAGAGCGGCCCGCAGGGCAGCAGCGAGCGCCCGGCCCGGATGCGCTCCTCCCAATCCGGGCAGGCGGTGCTCCATTCCCTCACGGGGTGCTGCCCTTCGTCATGAGTTGCTCACCACCAGCTTGGGCGGGGCGGGTGCGGCGAAGCGGCCGCCGCCCTGCGCCAGCTTGGCTGCCGTATCGGCCTGCTGCGCCTTCTTGCCGTCGGGCAGCGCAGCCTCGGCCAGGGTCTTGGCCGCGAGCGCCAGGGCCTTCAGCGTGCCCGCCCGCGCCGGCAGGCTGACCGCCTTCAGCAGCGCCTCGCGCCGCCGGCCGCCGTCATCGTCCGCGGTCTCCCCGATGATCGCCGCCTCGATCTCGCCGAGATGGGCGGTGGTGGCCTCGAGCTCGTCGAGCATGCGCAGCACGAGGCCGCGGCCGCGCCCGAGAATGGCCTCCGGCCTGGCCATCTCCGGCGGCACCGGGCTCACCCGCCCCGGGGCCGGCGCCGCGGGTGCGCCCATCGGGGCCGGCCTGCGCACATCGGCCTGCGCACGCCGCGTCCACTGGTGGCGCTTCGCGCGTGCCCGGATGCCGCTCTCGGCGACCCGGTGCCAGCGCGCCAAGTCCCTGATCGGCGTCGCGGTTTCGCGGTACTCGCGTTCGATCTCGGCCCAGTCGATCGGCCGTCGCTTGCCTGCCATCGCACCCGTGCGCGGATGTGCGCACCCTGGTTTTGCTCGGAGGGAATTTTTTGTCCGGATGAGACCCTGTGCGGTTCACCGCCCCTGGCCCGCCAGACTCTCGACCACCCCCCGGGGGGTCAGCCACGGCCCGGCTCGGCCACCGCGCTCCGC
Encoded here:
- a CDS encoding terminase large subunit — its product is MREWSTACPDWEERIRAGRSLLPCGPLFPAEAAAAMEVFRALRIVDALGSPTLGEVCRPWVTEFAEVIFGAYDHASGRRLIREFFLCIAKKNGKSTLAAGLMLTALIRNWRRSAEFLILAPTIEVANNAFQPARDMVKADDELRALLHVQDHYRTITHRHTGAALKVVAADTESVSGKKATSVLVDELWLFGKRPQAENMLREATGGLVSRPEGFVIYVSTHADEPPAGVFKQKLAYFRAVRDGRITDPRSLGVLYEHPRAMVERGEHLAPASFRLTNPNLGLSVDPEWLSEKLEEARTAGPASLAGFAAKHLNVEIGLGLRADRWPGAEFWARRADPALASPVEDPRAGLQALLERCEVVVVGIDGGGLDDLFGLCVLGRERASRDWLAWSHGWCHAGVLERRPAIASRLRDFQAAGELTIVGDELADISAIVGLVAAVKERGLLGGVGVDPAGLGELIEAFAEIGVTQEAGLLIGVPQGYGLMTGIKTAERKLANGTLRHAGSALAAWCVANLKIEPTATAIRATKQNAGDAKIDLAMALFNAVVLMARTPEAHREPEYAMYFA